A single window of Anopheles moucheti chromosome 2, idAnoMoucSN_F20_07, whole genome shotgun sequence DNA harbors:
- the LOC128297024 gene encoding thioester-containing protein 1 allele S3-like: MWQFIRSRILTVIIFIGAAHGILVVGPKFIRANQDYTVVISNFNSNVSKVDLMLQVEGRSNDDMSVLNLTETVDVRRNMNRMITFNMPADLSAGNYTFTIDGQSGFSFHEQADLVFLGKSVSGLIQTNKPVFTPGDTVKFRVIVLDSDLKPPELVKTVHVTIRDQDGNEIEKWPSAKLHAGVFENDLQLAPTAMSGMWNITVQMDGEELVSKPFEVKEYVLPSFDLEVLASVIPLEVHQGLNLTIAANNYRRKPVKGLVKVELYLEKDVLDQEIEFEMYGIKQMKLPFVDRFEVHEDQKDVLLKTTLIEQHTNRTVVKESRITVYKHAYRVQLIKETPPFLPGLPFKCALQFRYHDGTPAQGISGKVEILDIGYEATATSDKDGLIKLELNSSDSVDSMYINFYKDDGFYFYERVVKDHAVPNAYIKLELRSPILVNRLLQFMITCSNPVTFFTYFIVSKGNIVDSSTIRPTNQNKYNKYVFRLIASEKMSPKAKIIIMTAVNGVVVYDYVDINFEDLRNNFVVRIDKQKAEPGQQIELHMSGRPGAYVGLAAYNKRSTFRNEDHESFWDDIMRMYGGHDSNAENVKEDKFRSMGLFVRTLNDMKFNEAHGMAARYELQINNPIPKSEPKLRSFPESWLWQNVSIGRSGLQRMNATVSDTITSWYLTGFSIDPVYGLGIIREPIQFTTFKPFYIVESLPSSIKRYEAVELQFTLFNLLEEEYIADVTLYKVDDQMRFVDQPLEESTYIKSVSVPSKVGVPISFLVKALKLEAIVVRVEATIELTKSRRLTDALEKVIRVTPESLLHAREDSRFFSFDTYQNKTFRMNLDVHKKADNGSQKIEIRLRPNLLTDVVGNLDEVRKPSSDFLEEIMVWFVPNIMMLDYLHAIGSKEKDLIDKATDLSYQGYRNLTNFYKPDGSFVAWNREGHLFLTTFAAKAMQTASKYITEFDASMLETTCGWLAWKQHGSGRFDEFSNVVHMTLRGGLYDSIPLTSYVVTALLENEYARMKHAVVIEKAMAYLSGKVETIEDPYQLAIVTYAFMLNEHKLKDVAIGRLINMSIITKNGKEKYWETDNGVETTAYALLSYVLAEKYVEAIPLMRWLVNQNFVKESYQHVQSTYVALKALTKLAEKLSPSRNDYAIEVKYNQPSSTTTTLPKQTLINSQQLDVIKYENIPQDTRWVEVTVAGVGSGMLEVIYQYSLNLVYFANRFVLDVERQNTTSDYELQLNVCASFIPTWSDQSSTVAVIEVTFPNGYVVDQYPVSREQSEIMEVAVRFGGTSVYVYYDGMDEERKCFTVNAYRRGNVTMKHPGYVIAYDLYNQHFNAIKSYDVDKQDA; the protein is encoded by the exons ATGTGGCAGTTCATAAGGTCACGAATACTTACGGTGATAATCTTCATAGGAGCTGCTCATGG AATACTGGTTGTGGGCCCCAAATTCATTCGGGCCAACCAGGATTACACGGTTGTGATCAGTAACTTCAACTCGAATGTGAGCAAAGTGGACCTGATGCTACAGGTGGAAGGCCGATCCAATGATGACATGAGTGTGCTGAACTTAACGGAGACGGTTGATGTGCGACGAAACATGAACAGGATGATCACCTTCAAT ATGCCTGCGGACTTATCAGCTGGGAATTACACATTCACAATCGACGGACAGAGTGGCTTCAGCTTTCACGAGCAAGCCGATTTGGTGTTCCTCGGTAAATCTGTATCTGGTTTAATACAGACCAATAAACCCGTATTCACGCCGGGAGATACGGTTAAGTTTCGTGTGATAGTGCTAGACTCTGATCTGAAGCCTCCGGAACTGGTGAAAACAGTTCACGTAACGATCCGCGATCAAGATGGCAATGAGATCGAGAAGTGGCCATCGGCAAAACTTCACGCCGGAGTGTTCGAGAATGATCTGCAACTCGCGCCAACGGCAATGTCTGGAATGTGGAACATCACGGTGCAGATGGACGGAGAAGAGCTCGTCTCGAAACCGTTTGAGGTGAAGGAGTACGTGTTGCCATCGTTTGATCTTGAGGTACTAGCATCAGTAATTCCTCTGGAGGTACATCAAGGTTTGAATCTGACGATAGCAGCCAACAACTATCGGCGAAAACCTGTGAAGGGGTTGGTCAAGGTAGAACTTTACTTGGAAAAAGACGTGCTAGACCAGGAAATAGAGTTTGAAATGTACGGCATAAAGCAGATGAAGCTGCCGTTCGTTGACCGCTTTGAGGTGCACGAGGATCAAAAAGATGTGTTATTGAAGACGACCCTTATTGAGCAGCACACAA ATCGCACCGTAGTGAAAGAATCTCGGATCACTGTGTACAAACATGCTTACCGTGTGCAATTGATAAAGGAAACGCCGCCGTTTCTACCAGGGCTACCATTTAAATGTGCGCTTCAGTTCCGATACCACGATGGAACACCTGCCCAAGGTATCAGCGGGAAGGTGGAGATACTGGATATTGGATACGAAGCAACTGCAACTAGTGACAAGGACGGTTTGATCAAACTGGAGTTAAACTCAAGCGATAGTGTGGATTCGATGTACATAAAC TTTTATAAAGATGATGGATTCTACTTTTATGAAAGGGTGGTTAAAGATCATGCCGTGCCAAATGCCTACATCAAACTGGAATTAAGATCTCC CATTCTGGTGAACCGTTTATTGCAATTTATGATTACGTGCAGCAATCCTGTGACTTTCTTCACGTACTTCATAGTGTCCAAAGGGAACATCGTAGATTCTAGTACAATAAGACCgacgaatcaaaacaaatataacaaaTATGTCTTTCGGTTGATCGCCTCGGAGAAGATGTCTCCTAAGGCAAAAATTATCATAATGACTGCAGTGAACGGTGTAGTCGTCTACGACTATGTGGACATCAATTTTGAAGACCTCCGGAACAAT TTTGTTGTGAGAATAGATAAGCAGAAGGCAGAACCGGGACAACAAATCGAGCTGCACATGTCTGGACGACCGGGAGCATACGTGGGATTGGCCGCATACAACAAAAGATCGACGTTCCGCAATGAGGACCATGAATCTTTCTGGGATGACATTATGCGAATGTACGGTGGACACGATTCGAACGCTGAGAACGTGAAAGAAGACAAATTTCGC AGCATGGGACTGTTCGTTCGGACGTTGAATGACATGAAGTTCAATGAAGCCCACGGCATGGCGGCACGTTACGAGTTGCAGATAAACAATCCGATCCCCAAGTCAGAGCCAAAGCTGAGAAGCTTCCCAGAGTCGTGGCTATGGCAGAACGTTTCTATTGGAAGATCTGGATTGCAGAGGATGAATGCGACAGTGTCAGATACGATCACATCCTGGTACTTGACGGGATTCTCCATCGATCCGGTGTACGGTTTGGGCATCATCAGAGAGCCGATCCAGTTCACAACGTTTAAGCCGTTCTACATCGTGGAGAGTTTACCGTCCTCGATCAAACGATATGAAGCAGTCGAGCTGCAGTTCACACTGTTCAACCTTCTTGAGGAGGAGTACATCGCTGATGTGACGTTGTACAAAGTGGACGATCAGATGAGGTTCGTTGACCAACCTCTGGAAG AATCAACTTACATCAAATCCGTCAGCGTTCCGTCGAAGGTTGGGGTACCAATCTCATTTTTAGTTAAAGCTTTAAAGCTCGAAGCGATAGTGGTGCGAGTAGAGGCCACGATCGAGTTGACTAAGTCAAGGCGACTAACGGACGCACTGGAGAAGGTGATCCGAGTTACGCCAGAAAGTTTGTTACACGCAAGGGAGGATTCTCGGTTTTTCTCCTTCGATACATACCAAAATAAAACCTTCCGGATGAACTTGGATGTCCACAAGAAGGCTGATAATGGTTCGCAAAAGATTGAGATCCGACTGCGAC CCAACCTGCTTACTGATGTAGTCGGTAACTTGGATGAAGTACGTAAACCTTCGTCTGATTTTCTAGAGGAGATCATGGTTTGGTTTGTGCCAAACATCATGATGCTTGACTACTTGCATGCTATTGGCTCGAAGGAAAAGGATCTGATCGATAAAGCTACTGATCTTTCGTACCAAGGCTATAGAAATCTAACGAATTTTTACAAGCCGGATGGTTCGTTTGTAGCGTGGAATCGTGAAGGCCACTTGTTCCTTACCACCTTCGCTGCAAAGGCGATGCAAACAGCGTCGAAGTACATAACCGAGTTTGATGCGAGTATGCTTGAGACGACTTGCGGTTGGCTTGCCTGGAAGCAGCACGGTTCGGGAAGGTTCGATGAGTTCAGTAACGTGGTGCACATGACTTTGCGAGGTGGTTTGTATGACAGCATCCCATTGACATCGTACGTGGTGACGGCGCTGCTAGAGAACGAGTACGCCAGAATGAAGCACGCGGTTGTGATTGAAAAGGCAATGGCCTATCTAAGCGGCAAGGTGGAAACTATCGAAGATCCTTACCAGCTAGCAATTGTGACCTATGCATTTATGTTGAATGAACACAAGCTGAAGGATGTGGCCATCGGAAGGTTGATCAACATGTCTATCATCACTAAAAATGGCAAAGAAAAGTACTGGGAGACAGATAACGGCGTAGAAACAACGGCTTACGCCCTATTATCTTACGTGCTGGCGGAGAAGTATGTGGAAGCTATTCCGTTGATGCGTTGGCTGGTGAACCAAAACTTCGTTAAAGAAAGCTACCAACACGTGCAGAGTACCTACGTGGCACTGAAGGCACTAACAAAGTTGGCGGAAAAACTATCTCCTTCGCGAAACGACTACGCGATAGAGGTGAAATACAACCAACCTTCGTCAACCACAACAACGCTCCCGAAACAAACCCTCATAAACTCACAACAACTCGACGTCATCAAATATGAAAATATACCACAGGACACACGGTGGGTAGAAGTCACCGTGGCAGGAGTTGGGTCGGGTATGCTGGAGGTGATCTATCAGTACAGCTTAAATCTAGTCTACTTTGCGAACCGATTCGTGCTTGATGTGGAGAGACAAAATACAACTTCCGACTATGAACTGCAGCTGAATGTATGTGCTAGTTTTATTCCAACATGGTCTGACCAAAGTTCAACCGTTGCGGTGATCGAGGTGACCTTCCCCAATGGGTACGTAGTCGATCAGTATCCGGTCAGCAGAGAACAGAGTGAAATAATG GAAGTTGCTGTTAGGTTTGGTGGCACATCCGTGTATGTGTACTATGACGGAATGGATGAGGAACGAAAATGTTTCACCGTCAACGCTTATCGGCGGGGCAATGTGACTATGAAACATCCAGGATATGTAATCGCCTACGATTTGTACAATCAAC ATTTCAATGCCATTAAATCGTACGACGTAGACAAGCAGGATGCGTGA